Within Streptomyces roseirectus, the genomic segment CCTTCGCGCCGACCGGGGTGCCCGGGGTGAGCGTCACGGCCGTCACGCGCGCGTCCTTCGCGTACCCGGTCAGCAGCGCCGTCGCCGCCTTCGCGTCGTCCGTCACCGCCGCCGCCCGCGCGACCTCGCCGCGCTGCCAGGACGTCAGGAACGCCGTCGACGCGGACGTCACCTCCGCGGCCGTCAGCGGGCCCGTCTTGATCTTGGGCTTGCCGTCGGACGACGACGAGGACGACGCCGTCGAGCCGTTCTCGGCCGCCGCGCCGCCGCCGTACAGCGCGTACACGCCGAAGGCGGCACCGCCGACCACCACGGCGGCCATCCCGCCGACGACGGCCGGACGGCGCTTGCTCGCGCGCGTCTCGTCGACGCGCCTTCTCTTGCCCACGTACGTGACCTCCGCGCTCCCCGGGGACCCCACTGCCCTCACCCACCCCAACGACGGTGACCAGCCTAGGGTCCCCTTCTGCCCGGGTGACGTGGTTGTGACCTCAGCCACCCGTCCGTAGCGGGGTTGTGACAACGGGGGTGGATGGGGCGGGTGTTGTGGGGTACGGCATGCGTTCACGGTAGGGGGCGGGGGTCACCCGGGGGACGGGTTTCGGAGAAGCGGTGTCAGTCCGCCCCGAGGACGCTCGCCACGATCGGGCCCGCCGCGTCGACCCCGTGGCCGCCGTCCTGGACCATCGCGGCGGCGGCGACGTCGTCGCGGTAGGCGGTGAACCAGCTGTCGGAGGTGGCGCTGCCGTCGCTCTCGGCGGAGCCGGTCTTCGCGCCGATGTCGCCGCCCAGGCCGGACATGACCTCGGCGGCGGTGCCGGAGACGGCCGTGCGGCGCATCATCGAGCGCAGTTGCGCGGACGTGCTCGCGGACAGCCCGCGCGCGGTGGCCAGTTGACGCTCCTTGACGGAGAGCGGGACGAGGACCGGCTGGCGGAAGGTGCCCGTCTTGGCGGTCGCCGTCACGGACGCCATGTTCAGCGGGTTCATCTGCACCTGGCCCTGCCCGATGAGGTTCGCGGCCTTGTCGGGGCCGGAGACGGCGGGGACCTTGCCGTCGGCGGACGCGATGCCGATGCTCCAGTCGTTACGGCCGAGCCCGAACCGCTCCTGCGCCTCGCGGGTGAGGGCGTCGGTGGCGAGGTCGTCGGCGAACTTGATGAACGCGGTGTTGCAGGAGCGCGCGAAGCTCTGCGCGAGCGTGGCGCCCTCGTCCGGCGTGAGGGTCTTGAGGTTCCCGAAGGTCTGGCCCTCCCACAGCGCGGTCGGCGGGCACGGCGCGGGCCTGTTCGCGCTGGTCAGCCCGTTGTCGATGAGCGTCGCGGCGGTGACGATCTTCATCGTGGACCCCGGCGGGCGCGCGCCCTGCACGGCCGCGTTGAAGCCGTCCGCCCGGTTGTTGGCGATCGCGAGGATCTGCCCGCTGCTGGGCTGGAGCGCGACCACCGACGACTCCGGGTAGCGCTTGACGGCCGTCTCCGCAGCCGCCTGCACGCGCGCGCTGAGCGTCGTGCGCACCTTGCCGGGCTTGCCCTCGGTGAGCGTCAGCAGCGTCTTGTCCGGCACCGACCCGTCGCCGTGCCGGACGGCCAGCTCGACGCCCGGCGTGCCGCCCGCCTCGACGGCGTACTCCTTGCGGAGTAGATCCAGCGTGGCTCCCAGGGAGGGGTACTCGCCGGCCGTGAGGACGACGCCGTCCCGGTCCACGGCCTCGATCGGCGGCTGTGTCGCGCCGCCGGTGACCAGGGTGTCCGTGGTGCTCGTCAGCGCCGGGTGCAGCACGCTCGGCTTCCAGTCCACCAGCGCCTTCCCGGTGGTGAGACCCCGTACGACCCTGAGACTGCTGCGGTACGACAGGGGTT encodes:
- a CDS encoding penicillin-binding transpeptidase domain-containing protein, with amino-acid sequence MAKGVKVAVVGSVFAVMVGGAGYGAYNLLSAVSGGSEAKGPVAVKTGPPDGGEVKETARAFFAAWEKGEASVAAGLTDNAPVAGTMFTGYGNEAHIGGVRITPGTITGDTVPFRVDATVSYGGTTKPLSYRSSLRVVRGLTTGKALVDWKPSVLHPALTSTTDTLVTGGATQPPIEAVDRDGVVLTAGEYPSLGATLDLLRKEYAVEAGGTPGVELAVRHGDGSVPDKTLLTLTEGKPGKVRTTLSARVQAAAETAVKRYPESSVVALQPSSGQILAIANNRADGFNAAVQGARPPGSTMKIVTAATLIDNGLTSANRPAPCPPTALWEGQTFGNLKTLTPDEGATLAQSFARSCNTAFIKFADDLATDALTREAQERFGLGRNDWSIGIASADGKVPAVSGPDKAANLIGQGQVQMNPLNMASVTATAKTGTFRQPVLVPLSVKERQLATARGLSASTSAQLRSMMRRTAVSGTAAEVMSGLGGDIGAKTGSAESDGSATSDSWFTAYRDDVAAAAMVQDGGHGVDAAGPIVASVLGAD